A region of Thermodesulfovibrio thiophilus DSM 17215 DNA encodes the following proteins:
- a CDS encoding IS1380 family transposase, whose translation NTYTSEGAVSFIRESYHKVKDLADVINACMDSGFYDKEIVAECERLNIGFSITADQTAPLMRAVNAIEKENWIQIEDNVWVSELWYKPTGWHRQYRFVVRRQELPDKKQAYLFDNTSYRYHVIVTNRAEPAKELVPFHLGRAEMENFIKETKYGLSLDRFPCQEFHANWAYLTIGMLAYNIVNWIKRLALPSIYKKRLIKALRYRFFNVAARIVRHGRHVVMKLAQGIHRFADIFYAYEQILSLQFR comes from the coding sequence AACACATACACCTCTGAGGGCGCAGTCAGTTTCATAAGGGAGAGCTACCATAAGGTCAAAGACCTTGCCGATGTAATCAATGCCTGTATGGACTCCGGCTTTTATGACAAAGAGATAGTCGCAGAGTGTGAGAGGCTGAACATAGGATTCAGCATCACTGCCGATCAGACAGCGCCGCTTATGAGGGCTGTCAATGCTATAGAGAAAGAAAACTGGATACAGATAGAGGATAATGTTTGGGTCTCTGAGCTTTGGTATAAACCTACTGGATGGCACAGACAGTATCGTTTTGTTGTAAGGCGACAAGAGTTGCCTGATAAAAAACAGGCATATCTTTTTGATAATACATCTTACCGGTATCATGTAATCGTCACCAACAGGGCTGAGCCTGCAAAGGAGCTTGTTCCGTTTCATCTCGGCAGAGCCGAAATGGAAAACTTCATCAAAGAGACAAAGTATGGCCTGTCACTCGACAGATTCCCCTGTCAGGAGTTTCATGCTAACTGGGCATATTTGACTATAGGGATGCTGGCATACAATATTGTCAATTGGATAAAAAGACTGGCATTGCCGAGTATTTATAAAAAAAGGCTTATCAAAGCCCTGAGATACCGCTTCTTTAATGTCGCAGCAAGGATAGTCAGACATGGGAGGCATGTTGTTATGAAATTGGCTCAGGGTATTCACAGATTTGCTGATATTTTTTATGCATATGAACAAATACTGAGCCTCCAATTCCGATGA